A region from the Methanobrevibacter oralis genome encodes:
- a CDS encoding CDP-glycerol:glycerophosphate glycerophosphotransferase, producing MIFTSVIIPFNKGKRYLKDCLNSLNEENLSDIEIILIINGNQEDINDLLKNHDNLNIIVKSFDYEMGVGKARNEGLKIATGKYIYFMDSDDYLFPNSLSKLIDVAHKTNGDFINGERINTPFIKDRFEEIFEEKYDAPLKQDKLSDFEFAISLLVGKRTNHDEVLSVLNSLIKKDVIEDNEFIDSTYHCDYDFIIDIMDNINSFYGVENAVYAKRIRDDPINSPSLNQEMKNNSPLQFYEDYKRIFKIISNKNEEKYNCLKLEMVKSFYNYYCKVFIPNFLDNPDNSWRGFYFDTMVEISKDFNLISINFFRKKEIKALQSKNKSSFRKLVKIKSNHEKIVKMFKTPWRFKTAIYNKIYNKNKIKDNQILFESFRGDFYSDSPKYLYEYLYEHYSDDFEFVWVINDFDTKIPGNPKKVKRFSLEYYKEWACSKYIVINGRQNDRLTKKTNQIYISTWHGTPLKKLGLDIGNVHSMDPNIKKSYIHVGKEWDYLISPNEYSTNILKSAFAYDGEILEMGYPRNDILYNADEKKINHIKYDLELDNDKKIILYAPTWRDDEYYGAGQMKFQLKLDLAKLKESLGDEYIILLRTHYFIADHLDLSGCEGFAYDVSKYNDIAELYLISNILITDYSSVFFDFANLKKPILYYTYDLEKYESLLRGFYIDIRNDVPGPLLKTTEEVIGSIKNIESLKEEYAEKYEIFYNKFCSLDDGNASKRIVKRIWNK from the coding sequence ATGATATTTACAAGTGTAATTATTCCATTTAATAAAGGAAAAAGATATTTAAAAGACTGTTTAAATAGCTTAAATGAAGAAAATTTGAGTGATATTGAAATTATTCTCATTATAAATGGAAACCAAGAAGATATAAATGATTTATTAAAAAATCATGATAATTTAAATATAATTGTAAAATCATTTGATTATGAAATGGGTGTTGGAAAAGCTAGAAATGAAGGTTTAAAAATAGCTACTGGTAAATATATTTATTTTATGGATAGTGATGATTATTTATTCCCTAATTCATTATCTAAACTTATTGATGTTGCACATAAAACTAATGGGGATTTTATAAATGGCGAGCGAATAAACACTCCTTTTATTAAGGATCGTTTTGAGGAAATATTTGAAGAAAAATATGATGCTCCTTTAAAACAAGATAAATTAAGTGATTTTGAATTTGCAATTTCATTATTAGTGGGTAAAAGAACAAATCATGATGAAGTTTTATCTGTGCTCAATTCTTTAATAAAAAAGGATGTTATTGAAGATAATGAGTTTATTGATTCTACTTATCATTGTGATTATGATTTTATTATTGATATAATGGATAATATTAATAGTTTTTATGGAGTAGAAAATGCGGTTTATGCTAAAAGAATAAGGGATGATCCTATAAATTCACCTTCTTTAAATCAAGAAATGAAAAATAATAGTCCATTACAATTTTATGAAGATTATAAAAGAATATTTAAAATTATTAGCAATAAAAATGAAGAAAAATATAATTGTCTTAAATTAGAAATGGTTAAAAGCTTTTATAATTATTATTGCAAGGTATTTATACCTAATTTTTTAGATAATCCTGATAATAGTTGGAGAGGATTTTATTTTGATACAATGGTTGAAATTTCTAAAGATTTTAACTTAATTAGTATTAATTTTTTTAGAAAAAAAGAAATTAAAGCTTTACAATCAAAAAATAAAAGTTCTTTTAGAAAGCTAGTAAAAATAAAATCTAATCATGAAAAAATTGTTAAAATGTTTAAAACTCCATGGAGGTTTAAAACAGCTATTTACAATAAAATTTATAACAAAAATAAAATAAAAGATAACCAAATTCTTTTTGAAAGTTTTAGAGGAGATTTCTATTCTGATAGTCCTAAATATCTTTATGAATATTTATATGAACATTACAGTGATGATTTTGAATTTGTATGGGTTATTAATGATTTTGATACTAAAATTCCAGGAAATCCTAAAAAAGTAAAAAGATTCTCATTAGAATATTATAAAGAATGGGCTTGTTCTAAATATATTGTAATAAATGGAAGGCAAAATGATAGATTAACAAAAAAAACGAATCAAATTTATATTTCTACCTGGCATGGAACTCCACTTAAAAAATTAGGATTGGACATCGGTAATGTACATAGTATGGATCCAAATATAAAAAAATCATATATTCATGTAGGTAAAGAATGGGATTATTTAATATCTCCTAATGAATATTCAACCAATATTTTAAAAAGTGCTTTTGCCTATGATGGTGAAATACTTGAAATGGGTTATCCGCGTAATGATATATTGTATAATGCCGATGAGAAGAAGATTAATCATATTAAATATGATTTAGAATTAGACAATGATAAAAAAATTATTCTTTATGCACCTACTTGGAGAGATGATGAGTATTATGGTGCTGGACAAATGAAATTTCAATTAAAGTTGGATTTAGCTAAATTAAAAGAATCACTGGGGGATGAGTATATCATCCTTCTTAGAACTCATTATTTCATTGCTGATCATCTAGATTTAAGTGGTTGTGAAGGATTTGCATATGATGTAAGTAAATATAATGATATTGCAGAGTTATATTTAATTAGTAATATTTTAATAACCGATTATTCTAGTGTATTTTTTGATTTTGCTAACCTTAAAAAACCTATTTTATATTATACCTATGATTTAGAAAAATATGAAAGTTTACTTAGAGGATTTTATATTGATATTCGTAATGACGTTCCAGGACCATTATTAAAAACTACTGAAGAAGTTATTGGCAGTATCAAGAATATAGAATCTTTAAAAGAAGAATATGCTGAAAAATATGAAATATTTTATAATAAATTCTGTAGCTTAGATGATGGAAATGCATCTAAAAGGATTGTTAAGAGAATATGGAATAAATGA